Proteins encoded within one genomic window of Suricata suricatta isolate VVHF042 chromosome 17, meerkat_22Aug2017_6uvM2_HiC, whole genome shotgun sequence:
- the TRAPPC1 gene encoding trafficking protein particle complex subunit 1 yields MTVHNLYLFDRNGVCLHYSEWHRKKQAGIPKEEEYKLMYGMLFSIRSFVSKMSPLDMKDGFLAFQTSRYKLHYYETPTGIKVVMNTDLGVGPIRDVLHHIYSALYVELVVKNPLCPLGQTVQSELFRSRLDSYVRSLPFFSARAG; encoded by the exons ATGACTGTTCACAACCTGTACCTGTTTGACCGGAATGGAGTGTGTCTGCACTACAGCGAGTGGCACCGCAAGAAGCAAGCGGGGATCCCCAAAGAGGAG GAGTACAAGCTGATGTATGGCATGCTCTTCTCTATCCGCTCCTTTGTCAGCAAGATGTCCCCACTAGACAT GAAGGACGGCTTCCTGGCCTTCCAAACTAGCCGTTACAAACTCCATTACTACGAGACACCCACTGGGATCAAGGTTGTCATGAATACTGACTTGGGCGTCGGACCCATCCGAGACGTGCTGCATCATATATACAGTGCG CTATATGTGGAGCTGGTGGTGAAAAATCCCTTGTGCCCGCTGGGCCAAACTGTGCAAAGTGAGCTCTTCCGCTCCCGACTGGACTCCTATGTGcgctctctgcctttcttctctgcccGGGCCGGCTGA
- the CNTROB gene encoding centrobin, producing MATSATVPSSPLRTEDLLSDSSEAPGLNQVSSEVTSQLYASLHLSRQAEATARAQLYLPPSSPPPHEMLDGLAQELSRGLSAGLENNLKKKDGSKHIFEMESVRGQLQSLLQTSRDAAYRDPLTPGAGSERREEDSFDSDSTATLLNTRPLQDLSPSSSAPALEDLFPRYTSLRPGPPAHAPDFQGLRDALDSEHTRRKHCERHIQSLQTRVLELQQQLAVAVTADRKKDVMIEQLDKTLARVVEGWNRHEAERAEVLRGLQEERQAAELTRSKQQETVTHLEQSLSEALEALSREQEGARLQQRERETLEEERQALTLSLELERQRGRALQEELDEARAAQLGERRQLDTLKAALEEARQVIGSPQVRFPGQADARREAQAAREAEQQLALAQSDVRRLEGELDAARRERDALQLEMSLVQARYESQRVQLESDMAVRLEQRVTERLAQAQESSLRQAASLREHHRKQLQDLSGQHQQELSAQLAQFKLEMAERDDRQQQVAQDYELRLAREQARVRELQSGQQRLEEQRAELVERLQAMLQAHWEEASQLLGAPALPPNPPAPTTSPSSPGPQEPEKGERRLWTLPPAAVALKPVSQQSREAPPGGPSPDLSLLLGPAFLSQHSFQPLEPKPGLAWSSAGAFSAAGAFHPDHRPERPFPEEDPGSDGDSFLKPGPQPPSQLDGLKHFLHQLLEAVPQNEAPSVDLLPPKPGPLPGQSWEEAPQVPHLPPPVRKTKVPLALASSLFRAQEPPPSHTQSSGPCTGSPERGGDGLAPAGQLMDVAQLLQLYQARGWGDLPAEDLLLYLKRQERGRTDSQGDHVPRRNTDSRLGEIPRKEIPSQALPRRLAAAPKTDRPPARRKGGHPAPSSTRSRGGIWR from the exons ATGGCGACATCAGCTACGgtccccagttcacctctccggACTGAGGATCTCCTGAGTGACTCATCAGAAGCCCCTGGGCTGAACCAAGTGTCCTCTGAGGTGACCTCCCAGCTCTATGCCTCTTTGCACCTCAGTCGCCAGGCAGAGGCCACTGCCCGAGCCCAGCTAtacctgcccccctcctccccacctcctcatgAGATGTTAGACGGATTAGCGCAAGAGCTGAGTCGCGGCTTGTCAGCTGGATTGGAGAACAACTTGAAGAAGAAG GATGGTTCGAAGCatatttttgagatggaaagCGTTCGGGGTCAACTCCAGAGCCTGCTCCAGACCTCACGTGATGCAGCCTATC GGGACCCCCTCACCCCAGGCGCTGGCTCAGAGAGACGAGAAGAGGACTCCTTCGACAGTGACAGCACAGCCACCTTGCTGAA CACCCGACCCCTGCAGGACTTATCTCCGTCCAGCTCGGCCCCAGCCCTGGAGGACCTGTTTCCCCGCTACACCAGCCTTCGGCCAGGCCCCCCAGCGCATGCCCCGGACTTCCAGGGCCTGAGGGACGCCCTGGATTCGGAGCATACCCGCCGCAAG CATTGCGAGCGCCACATTCAGAGCCTCCAGACCCGAGTGCTGGAGCTTCAGCAGCAGTTAGCTGTGGCCGTGACCGCTGACCGCAAGAAGGACGTCATGATCGAGCAGTTGGACAAG ACCCTGGCCCGTGTGGTGGAGGGCTGGAACCGGCACGAAGCCGAGCGCGCAGAGGTGCTTCGTGGGCTCCAGGAGGAACGCCAGGCAGCCGAACTCACCAGAAGCAAGCAGCAGGAG ACAGTAACCCACCTGGAGCAGAGCCTTTCTGAGGCCCTGGAGGCCCTGAGTCGTGAGCAGGAAGGTGCCAGACTGCAGCAACGGGAAAGAGAGACGCTG gaggaggagaggcaggctCTGACCCTGAGCTTGGAGCTGGAACGGCAGCGGGGCCGGGCGCTGCAGGAAGAGCTGGACGAGGCCCGCGCCGCGCAGCTGGGCGAGCGCCGGCAGCTGGACACCCTGAAGGCCGCCCTGGAGGAGGCGCGGCAG GTGATCGGGAGTCCTCAGGTTCGGTTCCCCGGGCAGGCGGACGCGCGGAGGGAGGCCCAGGCGGCGCGAGAGGCCGAGCAGCAGCTGGCGCTGGCGCAGTCCGACGTGCGGCGCCTAGAGGGCGAGCTGGACGCAgcgaggagagagagggacgcgcTGCAGCTGGAGATGAGCTTGGTGCAG GCCCGGTACGAGAGCCAGCGGGTCCAGCTGGAGTCGGACATGGCCGTGCGGCTGGAGCAGCGGGTGACAGAGCGGCTGGCCCAGGCCCAGGAGAGCAGCCTGCGGCAGGCGGCCTCGCTGCGGGAACACCACAG GAAGCAGCTGCAGGACCTGAGTGGACAGCACCAGCAGGAACTGTCCGCTCAGCTGGCTCAGTTCAAGTTGGAAATGGCGGAGCGCGACGACAGGCAGCAGCAGGTGGCGCAAGACTATGAACTCAG ACTGGCCCGCGAGCAGGCGCGGGTGCGGGAGCTGCAGAGCGGCCAGCAGCGGCTGGAGGAGCAGCGCGCCGAGCTGGTGGAGCGGCTCCAGGCCATGCTGCAGGCCCACTGGGAGGAGGCCAGCCAGCTGCTGGgcgcccccgccctgccccctaACCCTCCG GCTCCCACCACCAGCCCCTCCAGCCCTGGGCCTCAGGagccagagaagggggagaggcgGCTCTGGACCCTGCCTCCCGCGGCCGTGGCCTTGAAGCCCGTGTCGCAGCAGAGCCGGGAAGCGCCGCCGGGAGGGCCCTCCCCAGACCTCAGCCTCCTGCTGGGCCCCGCCTTCCTGAGCCAGCATTCCTTCCAGCCCCTGGAGCCGAAGCCAGGCCTCGCTTGGTCCTCTG CCGGAGCCTTCTCTGCGGCTGGTGCCTTCCACCCCGACCACCGGCCAGAGCGGCCATTCCCGGAGGAAGACCCTGGGTCCGACGGGGACAGCTTCCTGAAGCCGGGGCCGCAGCCCCCCTCCCAGCTGGACGGCCTCAAGCACTTTTTGCACCAG CTGCTGGAGGCGGTACCGCAGAATGAGGCCCCCTCTGTGGATCTGTTGCCCCCGAAGCCTG GTCCGCTGCCCGGCCAGTCTTGGGAGGAGGCCCCGCAGGTGCCACACCTCCCGCCCCCTGTTCGTAAGACGAAGGTGCCCCTGGCCTTGGCCTCCAGTCTCTTCCGGGCTCAGGAGCCGCCCCCAAGCCACACACAGAGCAGCGGGCCTTGCACGGGCTCCCCAGAGAGAG GTGGGGACGGGCTCGCACCCGCGGGGCAGCTGATGGACGTGGCGCAGCTGCTACAACTGTACCAAGCTCGGGGCTGGGGGGATCTGCCCGCCGAGGACCTGCTGCTCTACCTGAAGAGGCAGGAGCGCGGCAG GACGGACAGCCAAGGGGATCACGTCCCCAGAAGGAACACAGATTCCCGCTTGGGTGAGATCCCCCGGAAAGAG atCCCCTCCCAGGCTCTCCCTCGCCGCCTCGCTGCGGCCCCTAAGACCGACAGGCCTCCGGCGCGCAGGAAGGGGGGGCACCCGGCCCCCAGTAGCACGAGGAGCCGGGGGGGCATCTGGAGATGA